One segment of Triticum aestivum cultivar Chinese Spring chromosome 2A, IWGSC CS RefSeq v2.1, whole genome shotgun sequence DNA contains the following:
- the LOC123187041 gene encoding protein NONRESPONDING TO OXYLIPINS 2, mitochondrial isoform X1: protein MASLARAAATAARAALRPAPLAGRGLGLGSSLPSSSPARAARILRRSAVAGLETLLPLHTAVASARLKSCIAVDSTCWCSLSQGYALPL from the exons ATGGCATCCttggcccgcgccgccgccaccgccgccagagCGGCCCTCCGCCCGGCGCCCCTCGCCGGCCGGGGCCTCGGCCTCGGCTCCTCCCTGCCGTCTTCCTCCCCCGCACGGGCCGCCCGAATCCTCCGCAG GTCGGCGGTGGCGGGGCTGGAGACGCTGCTGCCCCTGCACACGGCGGTGGCGTCGGCGCGCCTCAAGTCCTGCATCGCCGTCGACTCCACCTGCTGGTGCTCCCTCTCCCAAG GATATGCTTTGCCTTTGTGA
- the LOC123187041 gene encoding protein NONRESPONDING TO OXYLIPINS 2, mitochondrial isoform X3 gives MASLARAAATAARAALRPAPLAGRGLGLGSSLPSSSPARAARILRRSAVAGLETLLPLHTAVASARLKSCIAVDSTCWCSLSQGFKKRI, from the exons ATGGCATCCttggcccgcgccgccgccaccgccgccagagCGGCCCTCCGCCCGGCGCCCCTCGCCGGCCGGGGCCTCGGCCTCGGCTCCTCCCTGCCGTCTTCCTCCCCCGCACGGGCCGCCCGAATCCTCCGCAG GTCGGCGGTGGCGGGGCTGGAGACGCTGCTGCCCCTGCACACGGCGGTGGCGTCGGCGCGCCTCAAGTCCTGCATCGCCGTCGACTCCACCTGCTGGTGCTCCCTCTCCCAAG GTTTTAAAAAGCGCATCTGA
- the LOC123187041 gene encoding protein NONRESPONDING TO OXYLIPINS 2, mitochondrial isoform X2: protein MASLARAAATAARAALRPAPLAGRGLGLGSSLPSSSPARAARILRRSAVAGLETLLPLHTAVASARLKSCIAVDSTCWCSLSQGFKKRV from the exons ATGGCATCCttggcccgcgccgccgccaccgccgccagagCGGCCCTCCGCCCGGCGCCCCTCGCCGGCCGGGGCCTCGGCCTCGGCTCCTCCCTGCCGTCTTCCTCCCCCGCACGGGCCGCCCGAATCCTCCGCAG GTCGGCGGTGGCGGGGCTGGAGACGCTGCTGCCCCTGCACACGGCGGTGGCGTCGGCGCGCCTCAAGTCCTGCATCGCCGTCGACTCCACCTGCTGGTGCTCCCTCTCCCAAG GTTTTAAAAAGCGCGTCTGA
- the LOC123184329 gene encoding mannose/glucose-specific lectin: MANPSNFQITPRAAFVESNELNFRSLYLFHTSLGANQTQSTVIDPNASTGLGQTAVNNWAICDSPSPGATVVARAHGLHIYAGNWQNTFSITFEVERFKGSTLQVMGISVEEGEWAIVGGTGQFAMANGVIYKKFHEQRSDGNIIELTVHAFCPVLKGSPSLLTKLGPWGGSGGSDKDIVEAPRRLESITVSSGSIIDSIKFSYVDQAGQKHTSGPWGGSGGNPNTIVLGASEFVKEVSGTYGIYDADQHNIIMSLKFITNVKAYGPFGEANGTPFTIPVENNSSIVGFFGRSGIYLDALGVYVRPL, from the exons ATGGCGAACCCCTCCAATTTCCAGATCACTCCCCGCGCCGCGTTCGTGGAGAGCAACGAGCTCAACTTCCGCAGTCTGTACCTGTTCCACACTTCCCTCGGCGCAAACCAGACCCAGTCCACCGTAATAGACCCGAATGCTAGTACCGGTTTGGGTCAGACGGCTGTTAACAACTGGGCGATATGTGATAGCCCTAGCCCCGGTGCCACCGTCGTTGCACGTGCACATGGCCTGCATATCTATGCCGGTAACTGGCAGAACACCTTCAGCATAACCTTTGAAGTTGAAAG GTTTAAGGGGTCAACGCTTCAGGTGATGGGGATATCTGTTGAGGAAGGTGAGTGGGCTATTGTTGGTGGCACAGGACAGTTCGCAATGGCAAACGGTGTCATATACAAAAAGTTCCATGAGCAGAGGAGCGACGGTAACATCATAGAACTCACTGTCCACGCGTTCTGTCCAGTGCTGAAAGGCTCGCCG AGCCTTCTCACAAAGCTTGGGCCATGGGGTGGAAGTGGAGGGTCAGATAAAGACATCGTTGAGGCACCAAGGCGTCTAGAGAGCATCACAGTTAGCAGCGGCTCGATTATTGATTCAATCAAATTTTCTTATGTTGACCAAGCTGGCCAGAAGCACACAAGTGGACCCTGGGGAGGATCCGGAGGAAATCCGAACACG ATCGTACTCGGGGCTTCTGAGTTTGTGAAGGAAGTTTCTGGAACATACGGCATTTATGACGCAGACCAACACAACATAATAATGTCACTGAAATTCATCACCAATGTGAAGGCTTATGGGCCTTTCGGAGAAGCGAATGGAACCCCTTTCACCATACCTGTGGAAAACAATAGCAGCATAGTGGGCTTCTTCGGGCGTAGTGGGATATATCTCGATGCGCTTGGTGTCTACGTGCGCCCGCTCTAA
- the LOC123184330 gene encoding ervatamin-B: MLSSKSSLAVALILVVTLTDVLPLVSSSRGLVGVPTDGALEDSLLMMERFHGWMAKHGKSYAGVEEKLRRFDIFRRNVEFIEAANRDGRLSYTLGVNQFADLTHEEFLATHTSRRVVPSEEMVITTRAGVVVEGANCKPAPNVVPGSINWVNQSKVTPVKNQGKVCGACWAFSAVATIESAYAIAKRGEPPVLSEQELIDCDTFDRGCTSGEMSNAYFWVLRNGGIANSSTYPYKETDGKCERGKLQERAATIRDYKFVKHNCEEQLMAAVAVRPVAVGFDSNDECFKFYQAGLYDGMCVKHGEYFGPCSSNDRIHSLAIVGYVGKGGDRVKYWIAKNSWGEKWGKKGYVWLKKDVDEPEGLCGLAIQPVYPIV, encoded by the exons ATGCTGTCCTCCAAGTCTTCTTTAGCTGTTGCTCTAATCCTTGTGGTCACCCTGACAGATGTGCTACCGCTGGTATCTTCTTCACGTGGCCTCGTTGGGGTACCCACTGATGGGGCACTGGAGGACTCTCTGTTGATGATGGAGAGATTCCATGGCTGGATGGCAAAGCATGGCAAGTCGTATGCGGGAGTCGAGGAGAAACTGCGGCGGTTTGACATATTCCGCAGGAACGTAGAGTTCATCGAGGCGGCGAACCGAGATGGCAGGCTCTCGTACACCCTCGGGGTGAACCAGTTCGCCGACCTCACCCACGAGGAGTTCCTTGCCACGCACACCAGCCGCCGTGTGGTGCCGTCAGAGGAGATGGTGATTACAACTCGCGCTGGCGTTGTTGTCGAGGGTGCCAACTGTAAGCCGGCGCCAAATGTTGTGCCTGGTAGCATCAATTGGGTGAATCAAAGCAAAGTCACCCCAGTCAAAAATCAAGGAAAAGTATGCG GGGCTTGCTGGGCTTTTTCTGCCGTGGCCACGATCGAAAGCGCCTACGCAATCGCCAAGCGAGGCGAGCCGCCGGTTCTGTCCGAGCAGGAGCTCATCGACTGTGACACATTCGACAGAGGCTGCACGAGCGGCGAGATGTCCAATGCCTACTTCTGGGTCTTGAGGAACGGCGGCATCGCCAACAGCTCAACGTACCCCTACAAAGAGACTGACGGCAAGTGCGAGAGAGGGAAACTGCAGGAACGCGCGGCCACGATCAGGGACTACAAATTCGTCAAACACAACTGCGAGGAGCAGCTCATGGCAGCCGTGGCGGTGCGACCCGTCGCCGTCGGGTTCGACTCCAACGACGAATGCTTCAAGTTCTACCAAGCTGGTTTGTACGACGGCATGTGCGTCAAGCACGGGGAATACTTTGGCCCGTGCTCGTCCAACGACCGCATCCACTCCTTGGCCATTGTCGGGTACGTCGGCAAGGGGGGCGACAGGGTTAAGTACTGGATCGCCAAGAACTCGTGGGGCGAGAAGTGGGGAAAAAAGGGCTACGTCTGGCTGAAGAAGGATGTTGATGAGCCGGAAGGCCTCTGCGGCCTTGCAATTCAGCCGGTATATCCTATAGTCTGA